One Paenarthrobacter aurescens TC1 DNA window includes the following coding sequences:
- a CDS encoding putative nitroreductase family protein (identified by match to protein family HMM PF00881): MTIAHEEAVIDAAAVDAIFAEARTANSFAGEVTDEQARAIYELTKFGPTAFNSQPLRVTYVRSDDARAKLVDALSRGNQAKTASAPLVAILSYDTDWQGQWDKFLPAYGAPKAMYDADPALAATTGNNNAHLQAGYFILAVRSLGFAAGPMTGADFAAIDAEFFPAGDQKSFLVVNIGQPGPDAWGEAKPKFAYDDVVRTV, encoded by the coding sequence ATGACGATCGCCCACGAAGAAGCAGTCATTGACGCCGCAGCAGTCGACGCCATTTTTGCCGAAGCCCGTACCGCCAACAGCTTCGCCGGTGAGGTCACCGACGAGCAGGCCCGCGCCATCTACGAGCTCACCAAGTTCGGCCCCACTGCCTTCAACTCCCAGCCGCTCCGCGTGACCTACGTCCGCTCGGACGATGCCCGAGCCAAGCTGGTAGATGCCCTCTCGCGCGGCAACCAGGCGAAGACAGCCTCCGCGCCGCTGGTCGCCATCCTGTCCTATGACACCGACTGGCAGGGCCAGTGGGACAAGTTCCTGCCCGCCTACGGCGCGCCTAAGGCAATGTACGACGCCGACCCCGCTTTAGCCGCTACTACTGGCAACAACAACGCACACTTGCAGGCCGGCTACTTCATCCTCGCCGTGCGCTCGCTCGGTTTCGCTGCCGGCCCGATGACCGGCGCCGACTTCGCCGCCATCGACGCCGAATTCTTCCCGGCGGGCGACCAGAAGAGCTTCTTGGTGGTCAACATCGGCCAGCCCGGCCCGGACGCCTGGGGCGAAGCCAAGCCGAAGTTCGCTTACGACGACGTTGTTCGCACCGTCTAG